A single window of Flagellimonas maritima DNA harbors:
- the gyrA gene encoding DNA gyrase subunit A encodes MAEGEKLIPINIEDEMKSAYIDYSMSVIVSRALPDVRDGLKPVHRRVLFGMHELGVRSSSSHKKSARIVGEVLGKYHPHGDTSVYDSMVRMAQEWSLRYMLVDGQGNFGSVDGDSPAAMRYTEARMRKIADEMLADIDKDTVDHQLNFDDSLKEPTVLPARVPNLLVNGASGIAVGMATNMPPHNLSEVVDGTIAYIENSDIEIDELITHIKAPDFPTGGIIYGYDGVKEAFHTGRGRVMMRAKATFEEVQGRECIIVTEIPYQVNKADMIKKTADLVNDKKIEGISTIRDESDRKGMRIVYILKRDAIPNIVLNTLYKYTALQSSFSVNNIALVKGRPQLLNLKEIIHHFVEHRHEVVVRRTKYDLRKAEDRAHILEGLIIASDNIDEVIAIIRASSNVEEARNSLMERFKLTEVQAKAIVEMRLRQLTGLEQDKLREEYDELLKTIEDLKDILARKDRRMQIITDELLEVKEKYGDERRSEINFAGGDLSIEDMIPDEQVVITISHAGYIKRTPLTEYKTQNRGGVGQKASSTRNEDFLEHLFVGTNHQYMLFFTQKGKCFWMRVYEIPEGSRTSKGRAIQNLVNIEQDDKVKAFICTQDLKDEDYVNSHYVIMATKKGNVKKTSLEQYSRPRQNGINAITIKDEDELLEAKLTTGTSQILLGLKSGKAIRFEESKTRPMGRNASGVRGIRLANDKDEVIGMVSVHNFEDDILVVSENGYGKRSTIDDYRVTNRGGKGVKTISITDKTGGLVAIKNVSDTDDLMIINKSGIAIRTSVEDLRVMGRATQGVRLINLKDSDSIAAVAKVMKDEDAVEETDILDLEVNGEDGTAIDNDTNETKE; translated from the coding sequence ATGGCGGAAGGCGAAAAGTTAATTCCTATCAACATTGAAGATGAGATGAAATCTGCCTACATTGATTATTCAATGTCGGTCATTGTGTCACGTGCCCTGCCAGATGTGCGGGACGGACTTAAACCAGTTCACCGAAGAGTGTTATTTGGAATGCACGAATTGGGTGTTAGATCATCTAGTTCACATAAAAAATCTGCACGTATTGTTGGTGAGGTTTTGGGTAAATACCACCCTCACGGCGATACATCTGTTTATGACAGTATGGTGCGTATGGCCCAAGAATGGAGTTTAAGGTACATGCTTGTAGATGGCCAAGGTAACTTTGGCTCTGTGGATGGCGATAGTCCTGCAGCAATGCGTTACACGGAGGCACGTATGCGTAAAATCGCTGATGAGATGTTGGCGGATATTGATAAGGACACGGTTGATCACCAGCTAAATTTTGACGATTCGCTCAAAGAACCTACGGTACTGCCTGCCCGTGTACCAAATTTATTGGTCAATGGAGCATCCGGTATTGCAGTGGGTATGGCAACCAATATGCCACCTCATAACTTATCAGAAGTAGTGGATGGAACTATTGCCTATATTGAGAATAGTGACATTGAAATAGATGAATTGATCACCCATATAAAAGCCCCTGATTTTCCAACAGGTGGTATTATTTATGGATATGATGGTGTTAAAGAAGCCTTTCATACAGGTAGGGGTAGGGTAATGATGCGGGCCAAGGCCACTTTTGAAGAAGTTCAAGGCAGAGAGTGCATTATCGTTACCGAAATACCATATCAGGTCAATAAAGCTGATATGATAAAAAAGACGGCCGACCTAGTCAATGATAAAAAAATAGAAGGAATTTCCACTATACGTGATGAATCCGATAGAAAGGGAATGCGAATCGTTTACATTTTAAAGCGTGACGCAATTCCAAATATTGTTCTTAATACGCTTTATAAATATACAGCACTTCAATCTTCTTTTAGTGTAAATAATATTGCTCTAGTTAAAGGAAGACCACAACTGCTCAACCTGAAGGAGATTATCCACCATTTTGTAGAGCATAGGCACGAGGTTGTTGTGCGTAGGACCAAATATGACCTTAGAAAAGCAGAAGATCGCGCACATATTTTAGAAGGTCTCATTATTGCTTCTGACAATATTGATGAGGTAATAGCGATAATCAGGGCTTCCTCTAATGTGGAAGAGGCCAGAAATAGCCTGATGGAGCGTTTTAAACTTACAGAGGTCCAAGCAAAGGCCATTGTTGAAATGCGATTGCGACAACTTACCGGTTTAGAACAAGATAAGCTTCGAGAAGAATATGATGAGTTGTTGAAAACCATAGAGGATTTAAAAGATATCCTTGCTAGAAAAGACCGTAGAATGCAAATCATAACTGATGAGCTTTTGGAGGTCAAGGAAAAATATGGTGATGAACGCAGATCGGAAATAAATTTCGCAGGTGGCGATTTGAGCATCGAGGACATGATTCCTGATGAGCAAGTTGTTATCACAATTTCCCATGCCGGTTATATTAAAAGAACTCCTCTTACCGAATACAAAACCCAAAATAGGGGAGGGGTCGGCCAAAAAGCCTCTTCAACACGAAATGAGGATTTCTTAGAGCATTTGTTTGTGGGAACCAATCACCAATATATGTTGTTCTTCACGCAGAAAGGAAAATGCTTCTGGATGCGGGTATATGAAATTCCAGAAGGCAGTAGAACTTCTAAAGGAAGGGCCATTCAGAATTTGGTCAATATAGAGCAAGATGATAAGGTCAAGGCTTTTATCTGTACCCAAGACTTGAAAGATGAAGATTACGTGAACAGTCATTATGTAATCATGGCAACAAAGAAAGGAAACGTAAAGAAAACATCTTTGGAGCAGTATTCGAGACCACGCCAAAATGGGATCAATGCCATAACCATTAAAGATGAAGACGAATTGCTCGAAGCTAAGTTGACAACGGGAACCAGCCAAATCTTGCTGGGCTTAAAATCTGGTAAAGCAATACGTTTTGAGGAGAGCAAAACCAGGCCCATGGGAAGAAATGCCTCTGGAGTTAGGGGTATTAGACTGGCCAATGATAAAGACGAAGTCATAGGAATGGTATCTGTCCATAATTTTGAGGACGATATCCTTGTGGTCTCTGAAAATGGATACGGAAAGCGTTCCACTATTGATGATTACAGGGTCACCAACAGAGGTGGAAAAGGTGTAAAAACTATTTCCATTACTGATAAAACAGGTGGTTTGGTGGCTATAAAAAATGTATCGGATACAGATGATTTGATGATTATAAACAAGTCTGGAATCGCGATTCGTACAAGTGTCGAAGATCTTCGTGTAATGGGAAGAGCTACACAAGGTGTCAGGCTTATCAATCTTAAGGACAGTGATTCTATTGCTGCCGTAGCAAAAGTTATGAAGGATGAAGATGCAGTTGAAGAAACAGATATTCTTGATTTAGAGGTTAATGGTGAAGATGGCACGGCAATTGATAATGATACCAACGAAACAAAAGAATAA